One genomic region from Esox lucius isolate fEsoLuc1 chromosome 24, fEsoLuc1.pri, whole genome shotgun sequence encodes:
- the pcdh7b gene encoding protocadherin-7b isoform X5: MRTTGAVDYLCYSIVILQLLNQPAAKQVLRYRLAEEGPADVKIGNVAADLGIVAGSGEVTFTLESGSDFFKIDNITGELTTNERRIDREKLQQCQMIFDENECFIDFEVSVIGPAQSWVDLFEGKVIILDINDNTPSFPSPVLTLSVEENRPIGTLYLLPTATDRDFGRNGIERYELIQDSGESSRRLGSSSVGRGADSRRFDEGAGRSSVFELQVADTTDGEKQPQLIIKGALDREQRDSYELTLRVRDGGDPPRSSQAILRVMITDVNDNSPRFEKAVYEADLPENSSPGAPILQLKAADADVGVNGQIEYVFGAATESVRRLLRLDESSGWLSVLHRIDREEVSQLRFTVMARDRGQPPKMDKSTVVLNIKDENDNVPAIEIRKIGRIFLKDGVANVAEDVVVDTPIALVQVSDRDQGENGIVTCTVVGDVPFQLKPASEIEGEMNKKKYFLHTSAPLDYEATQEYNVVIVAVDSGSPSLASNNSLLVKVGDFNDNPPIFSQNVVEVSFPENNGPGERVLTVQAIDADSGKNAEIAYSLDPSVNGIFSIDADSGDIRVNTILDREQMERYEFKVIAKDKGMPILQGSATVVVRVADKNDNEPKFMQDVFTFYVKENLTPNSPVGMVTVIDADKGDNAEMRLCVEEEEEVFSIENDTGTIFSTMSFDREQKTTYTFRVKAVDGGDPARSATATVSLFVMDENDNPPTVTFPINSSYTLLPPSSNVRTVVRTVMATDADTGINADLNYSIIGGNPFKLFDIDGGSGVISLVGKLEQKHYGLHRLVVQVNDSGQPSQSTTTLVHVYVNETLSNSTVVETQVAKSLGTPLNTNIAGDPNYDLGKQRLSIAIGVVSGIMTVILIILIVVMARYCRPKNKNGYEAGKKDHEDFFTPQQHDKSKKPKKDKKNKKSKQPLYSSIVTVEASKPNGQRYDGVNEKLSDSPGMGRYRSVNGGPGSPDLARHYKSSSPLPTVQLHPQSPTAGKKHQAVQDLPPANTFVGTGDNISLGSDHCSEYSSQTINKYNKQTPGPCPT; the protein is encoded by the coding sequence ATGAGGACTACTGGCGCAGTGGACTATTTATGCTACAGTATAGTTATCCTGCAGCTGCTGAATCAGCCCGCTGCCAAGCAAGTGCTCCGATATCGGTTGGCCGAGGAGGGACCCGCGGATGTCAAGATAGGAAACGTAGCCGCAGACCTCGGGATCGTCGCCGGGTCTGGCGAGGTGACATTTACCCTCGAGTCCGGGTCAGACTTTTTTAAAATAGACAACATAACAGGCGAGCTGACCACCAATGAAAGACGGATAGACCGTGAAAAATTACAGCAGTGCCAAATGATATTCGATGAAAACGAGTGTTTCATAGATTTTGAAGTGTCAGTAATTGGACCAGCGCAGAGCTGGGTCGACCTGTTCGAGGGGAAAGTTATAATTTTGGACATAAATGATAACACTCCTTCTTTTCCTTCTCCTGTGCTGACACTGTCTGTTGAGGAGAACAGACCAATTGGCACTCTCTATCTCCTGCCCACGGCCACCGACAGAGATTTCGGTAGAAACGGAATCGAGAGATATGAGCTTATTCAGGACAGCGGGGAGAGCTCCAGGCGCCTGGGCTCGAGCTCAGTGGGACGCGGGGCGGACAGCAGGAGATTCGACGAGGGGGCAGGCAGAAGCAGCGTATTTGAACTGCAAGTTGCTGACACAACCGACGGGGAGAAACAGCCACAGCTCATCATTAAAGGAGCCCTGGACAGGGAGCAGAGGGACTCTTATGAGCTCACCCTGCGTGTTAGAGATGGCGGTGACCCCCCACGCTCTTCCCAGGCCATCTTGAGGGTGATGATCACTGATGTGAATGACAACAGCCCCCGTTTTGAGAAGGCTGTGTATGAGGCAGACTTGCCAGAGAACAGCTCCCCCGGCGCCCCCATCTTGCAGCTGAAAGCAGCTGACGCGGACGTTGGGGTGAACGGGCAGATTGAGTATGTATTTGGGGCGGCCACAGAGTCAGTGCGCAGGCTGCTGAGGCTGGACGAGAGCTCCGGTTGGCTGAGCGTGCTCCACCGCATTGACCGCGAGGAGGTGAGCCAGTTGCGCTTCACAGTGATGGCGAGGGACCGGGGTCAGCCGCCCAAAATGGACAAGTCCACCGTGGTCCTGAACATCAAGGACGAGAACGACAACGTGCCCGCCATCGAGATCCGTAAGATCGGACGCATCTTCCTGAAAGACGGCGTGGCCAATGTGGCCGAGGACGTAGTCGTGGACACGCCGATAGCCTTGGTGCAGGTTTCGGACCGCGACCAGGGCGAGAACGGCATCGTGACCTGCACCGTGGTGGGTGATGTGCCGTTCCAGCTCAAGCCGGCCAGCGAGATTGAGGGTGAGATGAATAAGAAGAAATACTTCCTGCATACGTCGGCGCCGCTGGACTACGAGGCCACGCAGGAGTACAACGTGGTCATAGTGGCGGTGGACTCGGGTAGCCCCAGTCTGGCCAGCAATAACTCGCTCCTCGTAAAGGTGGGTGACTTCAACGACAACCCGCCCATTTTCAGTCAGAATGTGGTGGAGGTGTCCTTCCCCGAAAACAACGGCCCTGGCGAGAGGGTGCTCACTGTGCAGGCCATTGACGCGGACAGTGGCAAGAACGCGGAGATCGCCTACTCCCTGGATCCTTCGGTTAATGGGATATTCTCCATTGACGCCGACAGTGGGGACATTAGAGTGAACACCATTTTGGACCGGGAGCAGATGGAGAGGTATGAATTCAAAGTCATAGCCAAAGATAAAGGCATGCCCATTCTCCAGGGCTCGGCCACTGTTGTTGTCCGTGTGGCCGATAAAAATGACAACGAGCCAAAGTTCATGCAGGATGTGTTCACCTTCTACGTCAAAGAGAACCTCACGCCCAACAGCCCTGTTGGCATGGTGACTGTCATCGATGCTGACAAGGGTGACAACGCGGAGATGAGGCTCTGCgtcgaggaggaggaggaggtcttCTCCATCGAGAACGACACAGGCACAATTTTCTCCACCATGTCGTTCGACCGGGAGCAGAAGACCACGTACACATTCCGGGTCAAGGCTGTGGACGGTGGGGACCCAGCCAGATCGGCCACCGCCACCGTTTCACTCTTCGTGATGGACGAGAACGACAACCCGCCCACCGTCACCTTCCCCATAAACAGCTCCTACACCCTCCTGCCTCCCTCCAGCAACGTCAGGACCGTAGTGCGAACCGTCATGGCCACCGACGCGGACACGGGGATCAACGCCGACCTGAACTACAGCATCATCGGTGGCAACCCCTTCAAGCTGTTTGACATTGACGGTGGCAGCGGGGTCATCTCGCTGGTGGGGAAGCTGGAGCAGAAACACTACGGCCTCCACCGACTGGTGGTCCAGGTGAACGACAGCGGCCAGCCCTCCCAGAGCACCACGACCCTTGTGCACGTGTACGTGAACGAGACCCTGTCCAACTCCACCGTCGTGGAAACCCAGGTGGCCAAGAGCCTCGGCACGCCGCTCAACACCAACATAGCCGGAGACCCCAACTACGACCTGGGCAAGCAACGGCTGAGCATAGCCATCGGCGTGGTGTCAGGCATCATGACCGTCATCCTGATCATCCTCATCGTGGTCATGGCGCGCTACTGCCGCCCGAAGAACAAGAACGGCTACGAGGCCGGCAAGAAGGACCACGAGGACTTCTTCACGCCGCAGCAGCACGACAAGAGCAAGAAGCCCAAGAAGGACAAGAAGAACAAGAAGTCCAAGCAGCCACTGTACAGCAGCATCGTCACGGTGGAGGCCTCCAAGCCCAATGGCCAGCGCTACGACGGCGTCAACGAGAAGCTCTCCGACAGCCCCGGGATGGGCCGCTACCGGTCTGTTAATGGAGGGCCTGGGAGCCCGGATCTGGCCCGGCACTACAAATCCAGCTCCCCACTGCCCACGGTCCAGCTCCACCCTCAGTCGCCAACGGCCGGGAAAAAACACCAGGCCGTTCAGGACCTGCCCCCCGCCAACACCTTCGTTGGCACCGGAGATAACATTTCCCTTGGATCTGACCACTGCTCTGAGTACAGCAGTCAAACCATCAACAAATACAACAAGCAG
- the pcdh7b gene encoding protocadherin-7b isoform X4, with protein MRTTGAVDYLCYSIVILQLLNQPAAKQVLRYRLAEEGPADVKIGNVAADLGIVAGSGEVTFTLESGSDFFKIDNITGELTTNERRIDREKLQQCQMIFDENECFIDFEVSVIGPAQSWVDLFEGKVIILDINDNTPSFPSPVLTLSVEENRPIGTLYLLPTATDRDFGRNGIERYELIQDSGESSRRLGSSSVGRGADSRRFDEGAGRSSVFELQVADTTDGEKQPQLIIKGALDREQRDSYELTLRVRDGGDPPRSSQAILRVMITDVNDNSPRFEKAVYEADLPENSSPGAPILQLKAADADVGVNGQIEYVFGAATESVRRLLRLDESSGWLSVLHRIDREEVSQLRFTVMARDRGQPPKMDKSTVVLNIKDENDNVPAIEIRKIGRIFLKDGVANVAEDVVVDTPIALVQVSDRDQGENGIVTCTVVGDVPFQLKPASEIEGEMNKKKYFLHTSAPLDYEATQEYNVVIVAVDSGSPSLASNNSLLVKVGDFNDNPPIFSQNVVEVSFPENNGPGERVLTVQAIDADSGKNAEIAYSLDPSVNGIFSIDADSGDIRVNTILDREQMERYEFKVIAKDKGMPILQGSATVVVRVADKNDNEPKFMQDVFTFYVKENLTPNSPVGMVTVIDADKGDNAEMRLCVEEEEEVFSIENDTGTIFSTMSFDREQKTTYTFRVKAVDGGDPARSATATVSLFVMDENDNPPTVTFPINSSYTLLPPSSNVRTVVRTVMATDADTGINADLNYSIIGGNPFKLFDIDGGSGVISLVGKLEQKHYGLHRLVVQVNDSGQPSQSTTTLVHVYVNETLSNSTVVETQVAKSLGTPLNTNIAGDPNYDLGKQRLSIAIGVVSGIMTVILIILIVVMARYCRPKNKNGYEAGKKDHEDFFTPQQHDKSKKPKKDKKNKKSKQPLYSSIVTVEASKPNGQRYDGVNEKLSDSPGMGRYRSVNGGPGSPDLARHYKSSSPLPTVQLHPQSPTAGKKHQAVQDLPPANTFVGTGDNISLGSDHCSEYSSQTINKYNKQPFRRVTFSVVSQPQDPHQQGSLQSCYDSGLEESETPSSKSSSGGPRLGALPLPEDSYERTTPDGSVGEAEHMENGEKEH; from the coding sequence ATGAGGACTACTGGCGCAGTGGACTATTTATGCTACAGTATAGTTATCCTGCAGCTGCTGAATCAGCCCGCTGCCAAGCAAGTGCTCCGATATCGGTTGGCCGAGGAGGGACCCGCGGATGTCAAGATAGGAAACGTAGCCGCAGACCTCGGGATCGTCGCCGGGTCTGGCGAGGTGACATTTACCCTCGAGTCCGGGTCAGACTTTTTTAAAATAGACAACATAACAGGCGAGCTGACCACCAATGAAAGACGGATAGACCGTGAAAAATTACAGCAGTGCCAAATGATATTCGATGAAAACGAGTGTTTCATAGATTTTGAAGTGTCAGTAATTGGACCAGCGCAGAGCTGGGTCGACCTGTTCGAGGGGAAAGTTATAATTTTGGACATAAATGATAACACTCCTTCTTTTCCTTCTCCTGTGCTGACACTGTCTGTTGAGGAGAACAGACCAATTGGCACTCTCTATCTCCTGCCCACGGCCACCGACAGAGATTTCGGTAGAAACGGAATCGAGAGATATGAGCTTATTCAGGACAGCGGGGAGAGCTCCAGGCGCCTGGGCTCGAGCTCAGTGGGACGCGGGGCGGACAGCAGGAGATTCGACGAGGGGGCAGGCAGAAGCAGCGTATTTGAACTGCAAGTTGCTGACACAACCGACGGGGAGAAACAGCCACAGCTCATCATTAAAGGAGCCCTGGACAGGGAGCAGAGGGACTCTTATGAGCTCACCCTGCGTGTTAGAGATGGCGGTGACCCCCCACGCTCTTCCCAGGCCATCTTGAGGGTGATGATCACTGATGTGAATGACAACAGCCCCCGTTTTGAGAAGGCTGTGTATGAGGCAGACTTGCCAGAGAACAGCTCCCCCGGCGCCCCCATCTTGCAGCTGAAAGCAGCTGACGCGGACGTTGGGGTGAACGGGCAGATTGAGTATGTATTTGGGGCGGCCACAGAGTCAGTGCGCAGGCTGCTGAGGCTGGACGAGAGCTCCGGTTGGCTGAGCGTGCTCCACCGCATTGACCGCGAGGAGGTGAGCCAGTTGCGCTTCACAGTGATGGCGAGGGACCGGGGTCAGCCGCCCAAAATGGACAAGTCCACCGTGGTCCTGAACATCAAGGACGAGAACGACAACGTGCCCGCCATCGAGATCCGTAAGATCGGACGCATCTTCCTGAAAGACGGCGTGGCCAATGTGGCCGAGGACGTAGTCGTGGACACGCCGATAGCCTTGGTGCAGGTTTCGGACCGCGACCAGGGCGAGAACGGCATCGTGACCTGCACCGTGGTGGGTGATGTGCCGTTCCAGCTCAAGCCGGCCAGCGAGATTGAGGGTGAGATGAATAAGAAGAAATACTTCCTGCATACGTCGGCGCCGCTGGACTACGAGGCCACGCAGGAGTACAACGTGGTCATAGTGGCGGTGGACTCGGGTAGCCCCAGTCTGGCCAGCAATAACTCGCTCCTCGTAAAGGTGGGTGACTTCAACGACAACCCGCCCATTTTCAGTCAGAATGTGGTGGAGGTGTCCTTCCCCGAAAACAACGGCCCTGGCGAGAGGGTGCTCACTGTGCAGGCCATTGACGCGGACAGTGGCAAGAACGCGGAGATCGCCTACTCCCTGGATCCTTCGGTTAATGGGATATTCTCCATTGACGCCGACAGTGGGGACATTAGAGTGAACACCATTTTGGACCGGGAGCAGATGGAGAGGTATGAATTCAAAGTCATAGCCAAAGATAAAGGCATGCCCATTCTCCAGGGCTCGGCCACTGTTGTTGTCCGTGTGGCCGATAAAAATGACAACGAGCCAAAGTTCATGCAGGATGTGTTCACCTTCTACGTCAAAGAGAACCTCACGCCCAACAGCCCTGTTGGCATGGTGACTGTCATCGATGCTGACAAGGGTGACAACGCGGAGATGAGGCTCTGCgtcgaggaggaggaggaggtcttCTCCATCGAGAACGACACAGGCACAATTTTCTCCACCATGTCGTTCGACCGGGAGCAGAAGACCACGTACACATTCCGGGTCAAGGCTGTGGACGGTGGGGACCCAGCCAGATCGGCCACCGCCACCGTTTCACTCTTCGTGATGGACGAGAACGACAACCCGCCCACCGTCACCTTCCCCATAAACAGCTCCTACACCCTCCTGCCTCCCTCCAGCAACGTCAGGACCGTAGTGCGAACCGTCATGGCCACCGACGCGGACACGGGGATCAACGCCGACCTGAACTACAGCATCATCGGTGGCAACCCCTTCAAGCTGTTTGACATTGACGGTGGCAGCGGGGTCATCTCGCTGGTGGGGAAGCTGGAGCAGAAACACTACGGCCTCCACCGACTGGTGGTCCAGGTGAACGACAGCGGCCAGCCCTCCCAGAGCACCACGACCCTTGTGCACGTGTACGTGAACGAGACCCTGTCCAACTCCACCGTCGTGGAAACCCAGGTGGCCAAGAGCCTCGGCACGCCGCTCAACACCAACATAGCCGGAGACCCCAACTACGACCTGGGCAAGCAACGGCTGAGCATAGCCATCGGCGTGGTGTCAGGCATCATGACCGTCATCCTGATCATCCTCATCGTGGTCATGGCGCGCTACTGCCGCCCGAAGAACAAGAACGGCTACGAGGCCGGCAAGAAGGACCACGAGGACTTCTTCACGCCGCAGCAGCACGACAAGAGCAAGAAGCCCAAGAAGGACAAGAAGAACAAGAAGTCCAAGCAGCCACTGTACAGCAGCATCGTCACGGTGGAGGCCTCCAAGCCCAATGGCCAGCGCTACGACGGCGTCAACGAGAAGCTCTCCGACAGCCCCGGGATGGGCCGCTACCGGTCTGTTAATGGAGGGCCTGGGAGCCCGGATCTGGCCCGGCACTACAAATCCAGCTCCCCACTGCCCACGGTCCAGCTCCACCCTCAGTCGCCAACGGCCGGGAAAAAACACCAGGCCGTTCAGGACCTGCCCCCCGCCAACACCTTCGTTGGCACCGGAGATAACATTTCCCTTGGATCTGACCACTGCTCTGAGTACAGCAGTCAAACCATCAACAAATACAACAAGCAG